A genomic region of Acidobacteriota bacterium contains the following coding sequences:
- a CDS encoding DUF1822 family protein produces MPLHPQAASTKKAKQRLLVSQAVSLTFGDHLEKDHGLECFDGRAEKSDYSDLLDVNDFAVNGWSVEVRTATDSEERAIYIPTILMIVGVLSDYYVSAIVDRHLPIVEILGFAKRKLVADADLAPKGLMAILPEDELLSIQEFVSLIQQVTHRMLKVFGYLKNGQHERAAYRGSSSKS; encoded by the coding sequence ATGCCGCTTCATCCGCAAGCAGCATCCACGAAGAAGGCAAAACAAAGATTACTAGTTTCGCAAGCCGTTAGCCTAACCTTCGGGGATCATCTTGAAAAAGATCATGGCTTAGAGTGTTTCGATGGCCGAGCTGAGAAATCAGATTATTCTGACCTTCTAGATGTTAACGATTTCGCCGTCAACGGTTGGAGTGTCGAGGTCAGGACCGCAACTGACTCGGAGGAACGTGCCATCTACATTCCCACAATTCTGATGATTGTTGGAGTCCTGTCTGACTATTATGTTTCGGCAATTGTTGATCGTCATTTACCTATTGTAGAAATTCTAGGATTCGCTAAACGAAAGCTTGTTGCGGATGCCGATTTAGCACCGAAAGGCCTTATGGCGATACTTCCGGAAGATGAGTTACTTTCCATCCAAGAATTTGTTTCCTTGATTCAGCAAGTCACACACAGGATGCTGAAAGTATTCGGCTATTTGAAGAATGGACAACACGAGCGGGCCGCCTATCGCGGAAGCTCGAGCAAATCTTAG
- a CDS encoding site-specific integrase has protein sequence MSTLSKIFSLACEEDVLDRNPMQYVKALPEPPPRKRLLTTEQKKALWKELESDQLLYRLVQLAVNMPLRRGQLLALNEDVVDFENQRVWVIGSKGRPPRSVPINATATSILRYLIADKQLPFPIVDFRKRWHPVLIRAKINKPDGTREENYHFHDLRTYFASELIRRNTNPLIVQNLFAHSDMSITNIYAETDADLMLEAVKRLDNANLG, from the coding sequence ATGTCGACTTTGTCGAAGATCTTTAGTCTCGCGTGTGAAGAGGACGTTCTTGATCGCAACCCAATGCAGTATGTGAAGGCCCTACCAGAACCACCGCCAAGAAAGCGCCTACTTACGACCGAGCAGAAGAAAGCTCTTTGGAAGGAACTTGAATCCGATCAGCTACTCTACAGGCTTGTCCAATTGGCCGTTAACATGCCGTTGCGCCGAGGTCAACTACTGGCTTTGAACGAGGATGTGGTTGATTTCGAGAATCAGAGGGTGTGGGTTATTGGTTCGAAAGGCCGGCCTCCTAGATCCGTTCCGATCAACGCAACCGCGACATCTATTCTGCGGTATTTGATTGCCGATAAGCAGTTGCCCTTTCCAATCGTCGATTTCCGCAAACGATGGCACCCAGTCCTGATTCGAGCAAAAATCAACAAGCCGGATGGAACTCGTGAAGAAAACTATCACTTCCACGACCTAAGAACCTATTTCGCTAGTGAACTTATTCGAAGGAACACTAATCCGCTAATAGTTCAAAATCTATTCGCTCATTCCGACATGAGCATCACAAACATTTACGCCGAGACTGATGCCGATCTGATGTTGGAAGCAGTAAAACGGCTTGACAATGCGAATCTGGGCTAA
- a CDS encoding helix-turn-helix domain-containing protein gives MTKSEVAKYLKKSGATINRWMRKNGLPFHGVGRPTFNRTEVDAWLANY, from the coding sequence ATGACGAAGTCCGAAGTTGCGAAGTATTTGAAGAAATCGGGAGCAACGATCAATCGATGGATGCGAAAAAATGGTTTACCGTTCCACGGAGTTGGCCGGCCAACTTTTAACAGAACTGAGGTGGATGCCTGGTTAGCGAATTACTAA
- a CDS encoding MerR family transcriptional regulator, which translates to MAQETTVIPEKLFFKIGEVCELVGVQAHVLRYWESEFPMLSPQKNKSGQRSYRRRDVEIAFEDQTALYKEMFTIAGAIKRLQIEAREGNKPRDC; encoded by the coding sequence ATGGCACAAGAAACTACGGTAATTCCGGAAAAGCTCTTCTTCAAGATCGGCGAAGTTTGCGAACTCGTAGGTGTGCAGGCCCATGTACTGCGTTATTGGGAATCTGAGTTTCCGATGCTCTCGCCGCAGAAGAATAAGAGTGGCCAGCGGAGCTATCGCCGGCGTGATGTCGAGATCGCATTTGAGGATCAAACAGCTTTGTACAAAGAAATGTTCACGATCGCCGGAGCGATCAAACGGCTGCAGATAGAAGCGCGTGAAGGTAATAAGCCTAGGGACTGCTGA